A single Notoacmeibacter ruber DNA region contains:
- a CDS encoding Gfo/Idh/MocA family protein yields the protein MQTDQTNPNFALIGLGGYSAPRHLKAIQEVGGDLLAALDPNDSVGLIDSYFPEARFFTEFERFDRHIDKLRRSEGPKIDYVSICSPNHLHDSHMRFALRSGADAICEKPVVLSPWNIDGLQEIEQSTGRKVNTILQLRQHPSIIELRERTRIPSTRSTSPI from the coding sequence ATGCAAACCGATCAGACCAATCCCAATTTCGCCCTTATCGGACTTGGCGGCTACAGCGCGCCCAGGCACCTGAAAGCGATACAAGAGGTCGGTGGCGATCTTCTGGCTGCCCTGGATCCGAACGATTCGGTGGGTCTGATCGACAGCTATTTTCCTGAAGCCCGTTTCTTCACCGAGTTCGAGCGCTTCGACCGTCATATCGATAAACTGCGCCGCAGTGAGGGTCCGAAGATCGACTATGTCTCGATTTGCTCGCCCAATCACCTGCATGACAGCCACATGCGATTCGCGCTTCGTTCGGGCGCGGACGCCATATGCGAAAAGCCCGTGGTTCTGAGCCCGTGGAACATTGACGGCCTTCAGGAGATCGAGCAGTCGACGGGCCGCAAGGTCAATACGATCCTCCAGTTACGTCAGCACCCCTCGATCATCGAACTGCGCGAAAGGACCAGGATACCAAGCACGAGGTCGACCTCACCTATATAA
- a CDS encoding Gfo/Idh/MocA family oxidoreductase has translation MTSRENWYLRSWKGEEKKSGGIATNIGVHFFDMLYFVFGDLQESRLHLRDETKAAGYLEYERARVRWFLSIDATDLPDAQKEAGQRTFRSITVDGSEIEFSAGFTDLHTRSYQEILAGNGFPLSETRPSIETLASIRTSPVTPGDLPDAMR, from the coding sequence ATAACCTCTCGAGAAAACTGGTATCTTCGCAGTTGGAAGGGCGAGGAGAAAAAGTCGGGCGGTATCGCCACAAATATCGGCGTTCATTTTTTCGACATGCTGTATTTCGTCTTTGGCGACCTTCAAGAAAGCCGGCTCCATTTGAGGGACGAGACCAAAGCCGCCGGATATCTGGAATATGAGCGTGCGCGCGTCCGCTGGTTCCTCTCGATCGACGCCACCGATCTTCCCGACGCTCAGAAAGAGGCAGGCCAACGCACTTTCCGCTCGATCACCGTGGACGGCAGCGAAATCGAGTTTTCTGCCGGCTTCACGGATCTGCATACGCGGTCTTATCAGGAAATTCTGGCCGGAAACGGCTTCCCCCTATCGGAAACGCGTCCATCGATCGAAACCCTCGCGTCCATTCGCACATCTCCGGTGACGCCGGGAGATTTGCCGGACGCGATGCGCTAG
- a CDS encoding nucleotide sugar dehydrogenase, with translation MATLDGKIAIIGLGYVGLPLAVAFGEKRPVIGFDIRQERIEELRAGKDLTLETTDEELAAATQLEYTSDPDDLRECQTFIITVPTPVDHANRPDLSPVRRASEMVGKIIGANSVVIYESTVFPGCTQNVCVPILEEQSGLKHNQDFHTGYSPERINPGDRSHRLQTIVKVTSGSTPQVAEKIDSLYGEIIHAGTYKAPSIEVAEAAKVIENTQRDLNIALMNELSIIFDRLSIDTIEVLKTAGTKWNFLPFRPGLVGGHCIGVDPYYLTYRAEEVGYHPQVILAGRRINDGMGRSVAERVMKLMMKRGFPVVDSRILVLGLAFKENCPDLRNSRVIDVIETLADYNANVDVHDPWASAEQSNREYGVDLVEEPEKGAYDAVILAVGHREYIEAGAQRLRSYGKQDAVFYDVKSVFERDESDGRL, from the coding sequence ATGGCTACGCTCGATGGAAAGATCGCAATTATCGGCCTGGGATATGTCGGGCTGCCGCTTGCCGTCGCGTTCGGCGAGAAACGGCCGGTCATAGGCTTCGATATACGACAGGAGCGGATCGAAGAATTGCGGGCGGGGAAAGACCTTACCCTGGAGACGACGGACGAGGAACTCGCAGCGGCGACTCAGCTGGAATACACCAGCGACCCGGACGATCTGCGAGAGTGCCAGACATTCATCATCACCGTGCCGACACCGGTCGATCACGCCAACAGACCAGATTTGTCACCGGTCCGACGGGCCTCGGAGATGGTCGGGAAGATTATCGGTGCGAATTCAGTCGTGATCTATGAGTCGACCGTATTTCCGGGCTGTACGCAAAATGTCTGTGTTCCGATTTTGGAAGAACAAAGCGGACTGAAGCACAACCAGGATTTCCACACGGGCTACTCACCGGAGCGTATCAATCCGGGTGATCGCTCTCACCGCTTGCAGACGATCGTAAAGGTGACGTCGGGATCAACCCCGCAGGTCGCGGAGAAGATCGATTCGCTCTATGGCGAGATCATCCATGCCGGAACCTACAAGGCTCCTTCCATCGAGGTAGCCGAGGCTGCTAAAGTGATCGAAAACACTCAGCGCGACCTCAACATCGCCCTCATGAACGAACTGTCGATCATCTTCGACAGGCTTTCCATCGATACGATAGAAGTATTGAAGACGGCAGGCACGAAGTGGAATTTCCTCCCGTTTCGGCCAGGTCTCGTCGGCGGTCACTGTATCGGTGTCGATCCTTATTATCTGACCTATCGGGCTGAAGAAGTCGGATACCACCCTCAGGTCATTCTGGCCGGCCGTCGGATCAATGACGGCATGGGCCGCAGCGTGGCCGAACGAGTCATGAAGCTCATGATGAAACGCGGCTTTCCGGTCGTCGACAGCCGCATCCTGGTTCTTGGTCTTGCTTTCAAGGAGAACTGTCCGGATCTGCGTAACAGCCGGGTCATCGATGTGATCGAGACGCTGGCCGACTACAATGCCAATGTCGACGTCCATGATCCATGGGCAAGCGCCGAACAGTCGAACCGGGAATATGGCGTTGATCTCGTGGAGGAGCCGGAAAAAGGCGCATACGATGCCGTGATTCTGGCTGTCGGCCATCGCGAATATATTGAGGCAGGCGCACAACGCCTCCGTTCCTACGGTAAGCAGGACGCCGTCTTTTACGACGTCAAGTCAGTTTTCGAGCGGGACGAAAGCGACGGAAGGCTCTAA